In the Hordeum vulgare subsp. vulgare chromosome 7H, MorexV3_pseudomolecules_assembly, whole genome shotgun sequence genome, one interval contains:
- the LOC123409700 gene encoding hydroxyproline O-galactosyltransferase HPGT1: MQIRDGLRRQAPSATGAMRSPMSAMMLAMFATMASFYVAGRLWQDAQNRVYLIKELDRRTGQGRSAISVDDTLKVVSCRQQGKRLASLEMELAAAKHEGFVGKYTSETNATHSRKKPLVVIGIMTSFGRKNYRDAVRKSWLPTGSLLKKLEDEKGIAVRFIVGRSANRGDRFDREIDDENRSTNDFVILDDHTESDEELPKKTKRYFANAAETFDAEFYAKVNDDIYINVDTLSAMLETHWDKPRVYIGCMKSGEVFSEATHKWYEPDWWKFGDGKSYFRHASGEMFIVSRAVAQFISINRSVLRTYAHDDVSVGSWMIGLAVKHVNEAKLCCSSWPSGAMCSAL; the protein is encoded by the exons ATGCAGATCCGGGATGGCCTGCGgcggcaagcgccgtcggctacgGGGGCGATGCGGTCGCCGATGTCGGCGATGATGCTCGCCATGTTCGCCACCATGGCATCCTTCTACGTCGCTGGCCG ATTGTGGCAGGATGCACAGAATCGGGTTTACCTGATTAAAGAGCTCGATAGGCGAACTGGCCAG GGGCGGTCGGCAATATCAGTGGACGATACTTTGAAGGTTGTTTCATGCAG GCAGCAAGGCAAGCGGTTGGCATCACTCGAGATGGAGTTGGCTGCAGCAAAGCATGAAGGATTTGTTGGCAAATATACCTCTGAGACAAATGCGACTCATTCTAGGAAGAAACCTCTGGTTGTTATTGGGATAATGACAAGCTTTGGCAGAAAAAATTACCGTGACGCTGTCAGAAAATCATGGCTTCCGACAG GTTCACTGCTGAAGAAACTCGAAGATGAGAAAGGCATTGCTGTACGTTTCATAGTTGGAAGAAG TGCAAATCGAGGAGATCGTTTTGACAGGGAAATCGATGACGAGAATAGAAGTACAAATGATTTTGTGATTTTG GATGATCATACAGAGTCTGATGAAGAGCTTCCTAAGAAGACAAAACGTTACTTTGCTAATGCTGCAGAGACATTTGATGCTGAATTTTATGCTAAGGTCAATGATGATATATACATAAATGTTG ACACTTTGAGTGCAATGCTTGAAACTCACTGGGACAAACCTCGTGTCTACATAGGCTGTATGAAATCTGGGGAGGTCTTTTCTGAAGC GACCCATAAGTGGTATGAACCAGATTGGTGGAAATTTGGTGACGGGAAATC ATACTTTCGACATGCTTCTGGTGAAATGTTTATTGTATCAAGGGCCGTGGCTCAGTTCATTTCTATAAATAG GTCTGTTCTCCGGACATATGCACATGATGATGTTAGTGTTGGTTCGTGGATGATTGGGCTTGCTGTAAAGCATGTAAATGAAGCAAAGCTATGTTGTTCATCATGGCCCTCAG GAGCCATGTGTTCAGCTCTTTGA